One genomic window of Branchiostoma floridae strain S238N-H82 chromosome 4, Bfl_VNyyK, whole genome shotgun sequence includes the following:
- the LOC118414457 gene encoding golgin subfamily A member 4-like isoform X6 — protein sequence MAFTGSSLPSPTEMTIASLRNSLDILQIENTSLKADLERERGVIRHMHRDQFAKIKDLRDQEQKNVSMKVEAVKNQLQLEKEQELAKLRESLNKEHNAEVQKILRQKENEMRQMQVMFNREKLELQTRLNAAQKGGANTDRLNSNVEAEKSRLQQEITSLKEAKKKLEGELSSMTAADRQKAGELRQAHDQLQQQAAKLRKEADQQVRRLMTEMKSREHVIEQLEKDLDSQAGQAERLRVEREEMERQMQLGSTSPDRTTSPRRRAGSVEGSVEEKDQMRKIWKLEGDKTTMAKQVKDLESQVRPLVDKNQRLERKLDELAGTVKRKDEENRRLREQLDIVDTRLRKEAATRSRTNSQSSLPTDDLEQLKSTITDLKRHIADSEKRRELVSLRKKKSKLPSPRKKGAKSRGVVETYFGYDEEASVSWDSESSFSVDTNSELDISFSEDSSVFGSETPEKDKLEASMQQLTQEHLQLQRAFQLLQEHLAATTDVEREGKMRAQLQNDLLSAQAKIEDLQRALSTQGQDTGWVEEKERLSLENRQLQDRIHQLEGVEKQLQHQVLDTEEQMELLEFRILELEEKERSSPLLKGPKDFVSGEKTSSVDGAKRQFANSDDDYSAIQRLCNDEGLQDINVFEMKRKLEDVTQKEDLDSEEQLVLLQARTILDLVDKKLKDWRSLEDDLGHTVKKLTEEKTVLTKQMSQSEDDHGATQQHLQAANQRIKELEVQTVAEAQSAREATATVIQSLEDENAQLKLMEAKARAEKDVARQQADKLEGIVEELKQKLQSSTQGRTYENELLFQNLDKLKEAQKRLSDLEQEEERHKAYIKQLEDIRASYESDPESPLALSSSDVLQKITELETRRKELENIPHEDTSSLKERIQDLEDSERKLKEKVDELSVQGESLKEENSQLKERVELLEGSDKELRGLVEELSTSEVSLKAENSELKENILKQSESSLQDIDGQKERIEDLEENVNRYKELIDRLTDSSSKLEVENADLKEKLQDLEVQKHSVEDSTATTNPTRSIDSENRIRKIEEENRKIKAQAEDLAARESILQEENHNLKEIIEDIEKQASEFKEMMEKMTASEKRLEDKNAKLRDEVSRLKSVEEENDRLRMEAKKHNNTQEELTHALESVRAAEVELKKECLSLKEKIWLLEEKETTLKEVVKDFKTTEGDLQEENNRLKDELEDLQETMKELEIAGSSLPGFSSEGSRARGSSMDLDEDETELWKKLENWEFKRDSNSSANTTKVSEEKETQTEAEDVTPLAMPTRVPIPVEDKETQTVNVAKEVEPDLRKTSMTIRIPKILEEKNIQTEGQEEDNIITNVEKENVRLMQKIRELEDSLRSSAGQDQSSPLPEKPEEPKVGYGFAHFWPDVSESAKKRIRELEASKYALQEELERVRKCESHLRTRNTELETSIHLLSANLSRAQEGKDQPEDYESFKEDQEQQECAIGTLEMATMVFEQKLAHQKAIGDGLDRAIFGVDPAECRRVNCPLLGKHHQLLQEEERLKLKIKELEVTVTTYKEQLILLKGAEKDDLLQKVLDLEVQQKSLTEENKVMARESEALRIQVSDLKAAEEDWRMRVQELEGIGQSGTESESESHARRTIKELEMSERRLQLELEEAKATAETLKDRVLELERIERELREELAKTKQERDEATENDKSLSRRIHELEESESQLRSRLTDAEAKEMVLTESLNCANEKARELGESLKCANTKVDELGEAARDFTDREAKLAERIGTLEKSEQELMEKLEKVNSESQPEDQGQSEDLLVERVAELEASEAALQERVEILEKSEKDLLEKLDKANAIAEQSSEVENEVQHLREQVRDFEQAEMQHKERISGLEALEGFLPQPVEKSEQDLTEKPEKADDMSELHDLSSEAGSDLQSLRRQLSDFEETEAQLRERIAELEASEQALQERVEILEKSEEELMEKLEKVSSISQPEDPGSDPGSELQWLRSQLIDSEETETQLKARIADLEASEDALRETLGQADSIMSEREAGFKDQIEVLHLTQVKLKERIFELETSEEELKEQLFEFGVVFDDGDLNKKKERKKSVQNQETEGDSLADEIGKLQGTEDMSAAESFTESARLDKHEVNWENKCKELEAEEQLLSEKCKILEESKASLTQQVKDLQGSEENLKQEVEILNDVNGSLEKELEDLKTSEKALKDAVNELQQENGNLKDKIKELEQSEVSLKHRMSDFANTEETRTKPSENEEDLSELLEKVIQEKSDLEEKVQELEASEKLLRDRLQELQNADESGQQNKEDEEQSLALENSELKMRIQELEEAETALNKRVLDLRNAEAKKQHTVPEVERENAELKARLQGVDSGGLDDTVAELLKEKEELERKVLELEEKDLQQQERILEMEMGAQPSDTEEQTSSNQQKRLAELEEELQDAKKRVQELEGSEQALLDRLDELEYQQDGTDMVQLPRDELDRLKAQVQQQDSTDMVRLPREELDRLKAQVSLLRETEDKLDDLEEEEEELRDRIQHSRQSSRINSQASKLQKNFEALQQEHEELQAQVHQLKTKLRDATLAGPVSDVRNKRIQTDLSWMDITVDQHGRAVVAEPEIPRPVSSPARSPHTVGRLSPEQLDQEVQNLVNALPAGEAFMEAVPDGLVHCELVMVEEDEISPSLVQDPMKNVDIRNLLEQKLQQKPVSRGIPPLPTSTPPHFRPRSGSQVSQHTMGDVSDMDSEAEAPPLPSSAPPPTRPRAQTTESEGSEAGAVPTIQTSPPTPPPQEFPQLGSVAAKVATFTSPQDDAGSDTDQDGEDLPEEGAVAARVAAFEAQSPLKSPGDGSMPDSGLGRTLLGADSSLDTTATPPTGLFDPQEQINKWVENRRQRKGLSRGFTVPVGTRRRRFYDRSEENSLADDPPAQPAEDGAEDQNVRELQETIEQLQKNNQVKDDALKNLQKALEDLQGEVKDKEDQLDDVSKAERQLQEDIKDKEEDLRKLREDQRQLERDLRAKEDAMATSTQMREKVLGQEKELHEKDDYLQNLEKQCRELKQEVERLRRELEKKERDSDVTYYKAQAQMKEGEIRQKDEELHRLRTENRKLEGEAQQADRQCRKLQKEKEGLQAHVARLQQLEHRCAELQKLQDTLKKENDQLLRKAEKLQKAEQEINLLRETVATLRAHLRDIEAVDKEKEDLRARLDAISDLKQRMEAIPTSDYDTDHPSRSSPYMMTRTLPADLNMKDFPARTPGAPTDSNTADMDEVSSIIDLEVRTALAPLQAKVSRMRVKCRERDVMIMTLLDELQCTVDPDVTIMRTAEDLASEMLEEYDEPISPISGSMGNLYSYAAFGSSSERSSGQADSGRASDNSRRQMVRHSTPTTGASTSPSGGTRSSPLLDDIDVLPTRLDNGHAIRDDLDLVPVRRKRKQRPKLTAGQSSPEQMWELHQTLQDTHTNNYDVPFLPLPLPKLDSPDRRTRRPRTSPNSDGDRNKHGRDKTPHHSGARSHMSRSQQNPKRAGTHSSPQDALSRSHGPNWYPPPLNDGSSPLALTNGIAELELTNNHGVPSLANGMPSSLLTNGHRVPPVTNGVPASLLTNGHGSPHLANGLPASLLSNGFGGDRARHGSGASGSWLTVSSTADALSTVSQTTASPRQQGPPQPPSDLRILRAVGKSSVLVGWTLPPIDDMGNSNGVQVSGYKIKVDGEETQVVPSSHVSKALVEGLDLTVPFILSVQTMSTDRQLSDRVEVEFTDLQEPPSVLTSSRPSSAMSEDTSVYSDPVIEEPPRLYLAVYNYSPSRNSPNHYPEDELGLREGDVVTVFGPLREDGFYEGKVDGRRGLVPASFLEEISTSQDRPPTDTHRKQQRRSPSKRQVSKQKEGHRGSRRQGATTHKDRRQRIV from the exons GGATCTGTAGAGGAGAAAGATCAGATGAGAAAGATTTGGAAACTTGAGGGTGACAAGACCACTATG GCAAAACAGGTAAAGGATCTGGAGAGTCAGGTGCGGCCACTGGTGGACAAGAACCAGCGTCTGGAGAGAAAACTGGACGAGCTGGCGGGGACGGTCAAGAGGAAAGATGAGGAGAACCGCAGACTG AGAGAACAGCTGGACATAGTTGACACACGGTTACGTAAGGAGGCGGCCACCCGCAGCCGGACCAACTCTCAGTCCAGCCTGCCCACTGACGACCTGGAGCAGCTGAAGAGCACCATCACAGACCTCAAGAGACACATAGCT GACAGTGAGAAAAGGAGAGAGCTGGTTTCACTCAGGAAAAAGAAATCCAAACTCCCCAGTCCCAGGAAGAAAGGAGCCAAG TCCCGTGGTGTGGTGGAGACGTACTTTGGTTATGACGAGGAGGCCAGCGTGTCCTGGGATTCAGAGTCCTCCTTCTCTGTTGACACCAATTCTGAACTGGACATCTCTTTCTCTGAAGAT AGTTCAGTCTTTGGTTCAGAGACA CCTGAAAAGGACAAGCTGGAGGCGTCCATGCAGCAGCTGACTCAGGAGCACCTGCAGCTGCAAAGGGCATTCCAGCTGCTGCAGGAGCACCTGGCAGCTACCACAGATGTGGAGAGGGAGGGGAAG atGCGAGCCCAGCTGCAGAATGACCTGCTGTCTGCCCAGGCTAAGATTGAGGACCTGCAGCGAGCGCTGAGCACACAGGGGCAGGACACGGGGTGGGTGGAGGAGAAGGAGAGACTCAGCCTGGAGAACAGACAGCTACAGGACAGGATACACCAGTTAGAAG GTGTGGAGAAGCAGCTGCAGCACCAGGTGTTGGACACAGAGGAGCAGATGGAGCTGCTGGAGTTCCGTATCCTGGAGCTGGAGGAGAAGGAGCGCTCCTCCCCACTCCTCAAG GGGCCTAAGGACTTTGTTTCGGGAGAGAAGACCTCATCAGTAGATGGTGCCAAG CGCCAGTTTGCTAACAGTGATGATGACTACAGTGCCATACAGAGATTGTGCAATGATGAGGGCTTGCAG GACATCAATGTGTTTGAGATGAAGAGAAAGTTAGAAGACGTCACACAGAAAGAG GATTTGGATTCTGAGGAACAGCTTGTTCTGCTGCAGGCCAGGACAATACTAGACCTGGTGGATAAG AAACTGAAAGACTGGAGATCATTAGAAGATGACCTCGGACATACAGTAAAGAAACTGACAGAGGAAAAG ACTGTCCTGACCAAGCAGATGTCCCAGAGTGAAGATGATCACGGGGCAACACAACAGCACCTACAGGCAGCTAACCAG AGAATTAAGGAGTTGGAAGTCCAGACAGTTGCTGAAGCCCAGTCTGCTCGGGAGGCCACTGCGACTGTGATCCAGTCTCTAGAAGACGAGAACGCCCAGCTGAAACTCATGGAGGCCAAGGCCAGGGCAGAGAAGGATGTTGCCAGGCAACAGGCAGACAAGCTGGAAGGAATTGTGGAGGAACTGAAGCAGAAGCTGCAGAGTTCAACCCAAGGTCGCACCTACGAGAACGAGCTTCTGTTTCAGAACCTGGACAAACTCAAGGAGGCCCAGAAG AGACTGTCTGACTTGGAGCAGGAAGAGGAGAGACACAAGGCCTACATCAAACAGCTGGAAGACATCAGG GCTAGTTATGAGTCTGACCCAGAGTCCCCCCTGGCACTGTCATCATCAGATGTGCTGCAGAAG ATAACGGAATTGGAGACCAGGAGAAAAGAATTGGAGAATATTCCTCAT gaGGACACCTCAAGTCTTAAGGAAAGAATTCAAGACCTGGAAGACAGTGAGAGAAAACTTAAGGAGAAGGTTGATGAGTTGTCTGTCCAGGGTGAGTCCTTAAAGGAGGAGAACTCTCAGCTGAAGGAAAGAGTGGAATTACTAGAAGGCAGTGATAAGGAGCTGCGGGGCTTGGTGGAGGAACTGTCCACATCAGAGGTCTCACTTAAAGCAGAAAACTCAGAACTTAAAGAAAATATTCTCAAACAGTCAGAAAGTTCCTTGCAGGATATTGATGGACAGAAAGAGAGAATAGAAGATTTAGAGGAAAACGTCAACAGATATAAGGAGCTTATTGACAGGCTTACAGACTCAAGCAGTAAACTTGAGGTTGAAAATGCTGATCTTAAAGAAAAGCTACAAGACCTTGAGGTGCAGAAACATTCTGTTGAAGACAGCACTGCCACAACAAATCCAACAAGAAGTATTGACTCAGAAAATAGAATACGCAAAATAGAAGAGGAAAATAGAAAAATCAAGGCCCAAGCAGAGGATCTGGCTGCCAGAGAAAGCATTCTACAAGAAGAAAACCACAACTTGAAGGAGATTATTGAAGACATTGAAAAGCAGGCCAGTGAGTTCAAGGAAATGATGGAGAAGATGACTGCATCAGAGAAACGTCTTGAGGACAAAAATGCCAAACTCAGGGATGAAGTTTCCAGGCTGAAGTCTGTAGAAGAGGAAAATGACAGATTAAGAATGGAGGCCAAGAAACACAACAATACTCAAGAAGAGTTGACACATGCATTAGAAAGTGTGAGGGCTGCTGAAGTTGAGCTAAAGAAGGAGTGTCTGAGCTTAAAGGAAAAAATCTGGCTTCTAGAAGAGAAAGAGACAACTCTGAAGGAAGTTGTCAAAGACTTCAAGACCACAGAGGGTGACCTTCAGGAGGAGAACAACAGACTGAAGGATGAACTTGAAGATCTTCAGGAAACTATGAAAGAGTTGGAGATTGCAGGGAGTAGTTTGCCTGGGTTTAGTTCAGAAGGCTCAAGAGCGAGAGGCAGCTCCATGGACCTCGATGAAGATGAGACAGAGTTGTGGAAAAAACTTGAGAATTGGGAGTTCAAGAGAGACAGCAATTCATCTGCCAATACTACAAAGGTATCTGAGGAGAAAGAGACACAGACAGAGGCTGAAGATGTTACTCCTCTTGCCATGCCAACAAGGGTTCCTATTCCTGTGGAAGACAAAGAGACACAGACAGTAAACGTAGCAAAGGAAGTGGAACCTGATCTCAGGAAGACTAGTATGACAATTAGGATTCCAAAGATTTTGGAGGAAAAAAACATACAGACAGAAGGACAGGAAGAGGACAACATAATTACAAATGTTGAGAAAGAGAATGTCAGGCTGATGCAAAAGATAAGGGAGCTTGAGGATTCCCTGAGGTCATCTGCAGGGCAGGATCAGAGCAGTCCACTCCCTGAGAAACCAGAGGAGCCCAAGGTTGGATATGGGTTTGCTCACTTTTGGCCGGATGTCAGCGAAAGTGCCAAGAAGAGGATCCGTGAGCTTGAAGCCAGCAAGTACGCCTTACAGGAGGAGCTTGAGCGGGTCAGGAAGTGTGAGTCTCACCTCCGTACTAGGAACACTGAGCTGGAAACATCCATACATCTGCTCAGCGCAAACCTGTCCAGAGCACAGGAGGGGAAAGACCAGCCAGAGGACTATGAAAGTTTCAAAGAGGACCAAGAGCAACAGGAGTGTGCTATTGGCACTTTGGAGATGGCCACCATGGTGTTTGAACAGAAACTGGCCCATCAGAAGGCAATAGGAGATGGGCTGGATCGTGCGATATTTGGAGTTGATCCTGCAGAATGCAGGAGAGTAAACTGTCCTCTGCTGGGGAAGCACCATCAGCTGCTGCAGGAAGAGGAGCGGCTGAAACTAAAGATTAAAGAACTGGAGGTAACAGTCACAACATACAAAGAGCAGCTGATTTTGTTGAAAGGTGCAGAAAAGGACGATCTCTTACAGAAAGTGTTGGACCTTGAAGTTCAACAAAAAAGTCTtacagaagaaaacaaagtgATGGCAAGAGAATCAGAAGCATTGCGAATCCAGGTTTCAGATCTGAAGGCAGCAGAAGAAGACTGGAGAATGAGGGTCCAGGAACTGGAGGGGATCGGACAGAGTGGTACTGAGAGCGAGAGTGAGAGCCATGCCAGACGCACGATCAAAGAGTTGGAGATGTCTGAAAGAAGGCTACAGCTAGAGTTGGAGGAAGCAAAGGCAACAGCTGAAACTCTGAAAGATAGGGTCTTGGAACTGGAGAGAATCGAAAGGGAGTTACGAGAAGAATTGGCAAAAACAAAGCAGGAGAGAGATGAAGCTACTGAGAATgacaagtctttgtcaagaaggATCCATGAGTTAGAAGAGTCTGAATCCCAGTTGAGGAGTAGACTTACAGATGCGGAGGCAAAGGAAATGGTACTGACTGAATCCCTGAACTGTGCTAATGAGAAGGCAAGAGAACTAGGTGAATCACTTAAGTGTGCAAACACTAAAGTTGATGAACTTGGTGAAGCTGCGAGAGACTTCACAGACAGAGAGGCAAAGCTGGCTGAACGTATTGGGACACTGGAGAAGTCAGAACAAGAGTTGATGGAAAAACTTGAGAAAGTGAACTCTGAATCTCAGCCTGAAGACCAAGGGCAGTCAGAGGACCTTCTAGTAGAAAGAGTTGCTGAGCTGGAAGCTTCAGAAGCTGCCCTGCAGGAACGTGTTGAAATTCTGGAAAAGTCTGAGAAGGACTTATTGGAGAAGCTTGATAAGGCCAATGCCATTGCAGAGCAGAGCAGTGAGGTTGAAAATGAAGTACAACATCTAAGAGAGCAAGTCAGGGACTTTGAACAAGCTGAAATGCAACATAAGGAAAGGATTTCTGGCCTTGAGGCTTTGGAAGGATTTCTTCCTCAGCCTGTTGAGAAATCTGAACAAGACTTGACAGAGAAGCCTGAAAAAGCTGATGACATGTCAGAGCTACATGATCTAAGCAGTGAAGCAGGAAGTGACTTGCAGTCATTAAGAAGGCAGTTGAGTGACTTTGAAGAAACAGAGGCTCAGCTGAGGGAAAGGATCGCTGAGCTGGAAGCTTCAGAACAAGCACTTCAAGAACGTGTTGAAATCCTGGAGAAGTCTGAAGAAGAGCTGATGGAGAAGCTTGAAAAAGTCAGTTCCATTAGTCAGCCTGAGGATCCAGGGAGTGACCCAGGCAGTGAATTACAGTGGCTTCGGAGTCAGCTGATTGACTCAGAGGAAACAGAGACACAGCTGAAGGCCAGAATCGCAGACCTGGAGGCTTCAGAAGATGCTCTCCGTGAGACGCTGGGACAGGCTGACAGCATCATGAGTGAGAGGGAGGCTGGCTTTAAGGACCAGATTGAAGTACTGCACCTCACACAGGTCAAGCTTAAGGAAAGAATCTTTGAGCTTGAGACATCCGAGGAAGAGCTCAAGGAGCAGCTGTTTGAGTTTGGGGTAGTCTTTGATGACGGTGATCTGAataagaagaaggaaagaaaaaagtcaGTGCAAAACCAGGAAACAGAAGGAGACTCTCTGGCAGATGAGATCGGGAAACTGCAGGGTACAGAAGACATGAGTGCAGCTGAGTCCTTCACAGAGAGTGCTAGATTAGACAAACATGAAGTCAACTGGGAGAACAAGTGCAAGGAGCTAGAGGCAGAAGAACAGCTCCTCTCAGAAAAATGTAAAATCTTGGAGGAATCTAAAGCATCGCTGACACAGCAGGTCAAGGACCTTCAAGGTTCTGAAGAAAACCTGAAGCAAGAAGTTGAGATTCTCAATGATGTAAATGGCTCCTTGGAGAAGGAGCTAGAAGACCTGAAAACATCAGAAAAAGCTCTGAAGGATGCAGTTAATGAGTTGCAGCAAGAAAATGGAAACCTCAAAGATAAGATCAAAGAGCTGGAGCAGTCAGAAGTCTCTTTGAAGCATAGAATGAGTGACTTTGCCAATACTGAGGAGACAAGAACAAAGCCAAGTGAGAATGAGGAGGATTTAAGTGAGCTACTAGAAAAAGTAATCCAGGAGAAGTCAGACCTAGAAGAGAAAGTTCAAGAACTTGAGGCATCAGAGAAGTTGCTAAGGGATAGATTACAGGAGCTCCAGAATGCAGACGAAAGTGGGCAACAAAATAAAGAGGACGAAGAACAGAGTCTGGCATTGGAGAATTCTGAGCTGAAAATGAGAATACAGGAGCTCGAGGAGGCAGAGACCGCACTGAACAAGAGGGTCCTTGACCTCAGGAATGCAGAAGCAAAGAAACAGCACACTGTTCCAGAGGTGGAGAGAGAGAATGCAGAACTGAAAGCCAGGCTGCAGGGAGTTGACTCCGGTGGGTTAGATGATACAGTAGCTGAGCTGCTGAAGGAGAAGGAGGAGCTGGAGAGGAAGGTTCTGGAGCTAGAGGAGAAGGACCTTCAGCAGCAGGAGAGGATTCTGGAGATGGAGATGGGAGCACAGCCTTCTGATACAGAG GAACAGACATCCTCCAATCAACAGAAAAGGTTAGCAGAATTGGAGGAGGAATTGCAAGATGCCAAAAAG AGAGTGCAGGAGCTTGAAGGAAGTGAGCAGGCTCTACTGGACAGACTGGATGAACTTGAGTACCAGCAGGATGGTACTGACATGGTACAGCTGCCCAGGGATGAGCTGGACAGGCTAAAGGCTCAGGTACAGCAACAAGACAGTACTGACATGGTGCGGCTGCCCAGGGAAGAGTTGGACAGGCTAAAGGCTCAG GTGTCACTCCTGAGGGAGACAGAGGACAAACTGGATGACcttgaagaggaggaggaagagctCAGGGACAGAATACAG CATTCAAGACAAAGTTCCAGGATCAACAGTCAAGCCTCAAAGCTCCAAAAG aattttgaggccctccagcAGGAACATGAGGAACTGCAGGCTCAGGTACATCAGCTCAAGACCAAGTTGAGG GATGCTACATTAGCCGGACCTGTCAGTGATGTTCGGAACAAGCGCATACAGACGGATCTTTCCTGGATGGACATCACTGTAGACCAGCATGGCCGCGCAGTGGTGGCAGAGCCGGAGATCCCCCGCCCCGTCTCCAGCCCGGCGCGGTCCCCCCACACGGTCGGCAGGCTGAGCCCGGAGCAGCTGGACCAGGAAGTACAGAACTTGGTAAACGCTCTCCCGGCGGGCGAAGCCTTCATGGAGGCCGTCCCAGACGGGCTTGTGCATTGTGAACTGGTGATGGTGGAGGAGGATGAAATATCCCCGTCCTTGGTGCAGGATCCCATGAAG AATGTGGACATTAGGAACCTGCTGGAACAAAAGCTACAACAGAAGCCTGTCTCCCGCGGCATTcctcccctccccacctccACTCCGCCACACTTCCGACCTCGCTCGGGATCCCAGGTATCCCAGCATACCATGGGGGATGTGTCAGACATGGACAGTGAAGCCGAAGCTCCGCCCCTCCCCAGCTCTGCCCCGCCTCCCACCCGCCCCAGAGCGCAGACGACAGAGTCCGAAGGGTCCGAGGCTGGGGCCGTCCCTACCATACAGACCTCCCCTccaaccccccctccccaggagtTCCCTCAGCTGGGTTCTGTGGCTGCCAAGGTCGCCACCTTTACCTCACCACAGGACGATGCTGGTTCTGATACTGATCAGGATGGGGAAG ACCTCCCAGAGGAAGGTGCTGTTGCAGCCCGTGTAGCAGCATTTGAGGCACAAAGTCCGCTGAAGTCCCCAGGAGATGGGAGCATGCCAGACAGTGGGCTAGGGAGGACACTACTGGGAGCAGACAGCAGCCTGGACACAACAGCTACTCCTCCCACTGGGCTGTTTGATCCTCAG GAGCAAATCAACAAGTGGGTTGAAAACCGTCGTCAGCGTAAGGGTCTGTCTCGTGGCTTCACTGTTCCGGTGGGGACCAGGCGCAGGCGGTTCTACGACAGGAGTGAGGAGAACAGCCTGGCAGACGATCCACCTGCACAACCTGCGGAGGATGGTGCTGAGGATCAAAATGTGAGGGAGTTACAGGAAACAATTGAACAACTGCAGAAGAACAACCAG GTGAAAGATGATGCTCTGAAGAATCTTCAGAAGGCCTTAGAAGATTTACAAGGAGAAGTGAAG GACAAGGAAGATCAGTTGGATGATGTCAGTAAGGCAGAGAGACAGCTGCAGGAAGATATCAAG GACAAGGAAGAGGACCTCCGGAAGCTGCGTGAGGATCAGAGACAGTTAGAGAGAGATCTCAGG GCCAAAGAAGATGCCATGGCAACTTCTACACAAATGAGAGAAAAG GTACTTGGTCAGGAAAAGGAACTCCATGAAAAGGATGACTACTTGCAGAACTTGGAGAAACAGTGTAGGGAACTGAAACAAGAG GTGGAAAGGTTGAGGCGTGAGCTGGAGAAGAAAGAACGTGACAGTGATGTTACCTACTACAAGGCCCAGGCACAGATGAAGGAAGGAGAGATCCGCCAAAAGGACGAGGAGCTGCACAGGCTGAGAACAGAG AACAGAAAGTTGGAGGGTGAAGCCcagcaggcagacagacagtgCCGTAAGCTGCAGAAGGAGAAGGAGGGCCTGCAGGCACATGTGGCACGGCTGCAGCAGCTAGAGCACAGGTGTGCAGAGCTGCAGAAACTACAGGACACCCTCAAGAAGGAG AATGACCAGCTGCTGAGGAAGGCAGAGAAGCTGCAGAAGGCGGAGCAGGAGATCAACCTGCTGCGGGAAACTGTGGCAACCCTGCGGGCACACCTGCGGGACATCGAGGCAGTCGACAAGGAGAAGGAGGATCTCAGGGCCAGGCTGGACGCCATCTCGGACCTAAAACAGAGG ATGGAAGCCATCCCGACCAGTGACTATGACACGGACCATCCCAGTAGAAGCTCCCCCTACATGATGACCCGTACTCTCCCTGCAGACCTCAACATGAAGGATTTTCCTGCCAGAACTCCTGGTGCCCCTACAGACAGCAACACTGCAGACATGGATGAG GTGTCCAGTATCATTGACCTTGAGGTCAGGACAGCCTTGGCTCCTTTACAG GCGAAGGTATCCCGCATGCGTGTGAAGTGTCGTGAGAGAGATGTGATGATCATGACCCTGCTGGATGAGCTGCAGTGCACTGTGGACCCTGATGTAACGATCATGCGCACAGCTGAAGACCTGGCATCAGAGATGTTGGAGGAGTATGATGAACCCATCAGCCCCATCTCTGGGAGCATGGGCAATCTTTATAGCTATGCAGCATTTGGGTCATCCTCAGAACGAAGCTCTGGTCAG GCTGACAGTGGTAGAGCATCAGACAACAGTAGGAGACAGATGGTTCGACACAGTACCCCCACCACTGGTGCATCTACCTCCCCCAGTGGTGGTACCAGGTCATCACCCTTGTTGGATGATATTGACGTCCTCCCCACGCGGCTAGATAATGGACATGCCATCAGGGATGACCTGGACCTGGTGCCTGTACGAAGGAAAAGGAAACAGAGGCCAAAG TTGACTGCAGGTCAGTCCAGCCCTGAGCAGATGTGGGAGCTGCACCAGACCCTACAGGATACACACACCAACAACTATGATG TGCCGTTCCTGCCTCTCCCTCTCCCCAAGCTGGATTCTCCTGATCGCAGGACAAGGAGACCTCGAACTTCCCCCAATTCAGATGGCGATAGAAACAAGCATGGCAGAGACAAGACCCCACACCATAGTGGAGCAAGGTCTCACATGTCAAG ATCTCAGCAAAATCCAAAGCGAGCCGGCACCCATTCTTCACCACAAGATGCATTATCCAGATCACATGGACCAAACTGGTATCCACCCCCACTGAATGATGGTAGCTCCCCACTAGCGTTAACCAATGGAATTGCAGAACTTGAACTAACCAATAACCATGGAGTACCAAGTCTTGCCAATGGAATGCCATCATCTTTGTTGACCAATGGACATAGAGTGCCTCCTGTGACCAATGGGGTCCCAGCTTCCTTGCTGACCAATGGACATGGATCACCACATCTGGCCAATGGACTGCCAGCTTCCTTGTTGTCCAATGGCTTTGGAGGTGACAGAGCCCGACATGGCAGTGGTGCTAGTGGCAGCTGGCTGACTGTCTCCAGCACTGCTGATGCTTTGTCAACTGTCTCCCAGACGACAGCTTCCCCACGGCAACAAG GTCCCCCTCAGCCTCCCTCTGACCTGAGGATCCTCCGTGCTGTGGGCAAGTCCTCTGTACTGGTGGGCTGGACACTGCCTCCAATCGATGACATGGGAAACAGCAATGGGGTCCAAGTGTCAGGTTACAAG atcAAGGTAGATGGAGAGGAAACTCAAGTGGTGCCCAGTTCTCATGTCAGCAAG GCTCTAGTGGAGGGGTTGGATCTGACAGTGCCATTCATCCTGAGTGTACAGACCATGTCCACAGATAGGCAGCTGTCAGACAGGGTGGAGGTAGAGTTCACTGACCTCCAGGAGCCACCATCTGTACTGACATCGTCACGTCCCAGCTCCGCTATGTCTGAG GATACATCAGTTTACTCAGACCCTGTGATAGAGGAACCACCTCGCCTG TACCTGGCAGTGTACAACTATAGTCCCAGCAGGAACTCCCCCAACCACTACCCTGAGGACGAGCTGGGGCTGCGAGAAGGGGACGTTGTCACGGTGTTCGGCCCTCTGAGGGAGGACGGCTTCTACGAGGGAAAAGTAGACGGCAGGAGAGGCCTGGTCCCAGCCAGCTTCCTGGAGGAAATCTCTACATCTCAGGACAGACCtccaacagacacacacagaaag CAGCAGAGAAGATCACCCAGTAAGAGACAGGTGTCCAAACAGAAGGAGGGTCATCGGGGGTCTCGACGTCAGGGTGCTACAACACACAAAGACAGGAGACAG AGAATTGTATGA